From the genome of Spinacia oleracea cultivar Varoflay chromosome 2, BTI_SOV_V1, whole genome shotgun sequence, one region includes:
- the LOC130467133 gene encoding uncharacterized protein — protein MGAEILNTEDDLRSHMPISTIWFSHRHKRLYNRLNNLGSRRNKRNEQRKGLKKNVRDNNYLIISSSPKKINIDPRLIDNNQSPTNDSNSKSNYFLASPVGIYAGSTFDISPSPRSLPLPSFSTRMIGIDGSATRDLRRLLGLD, from the coding sequence ATGGGAGCAGAGATATTAAATACTGAAGATGATCTAAGAAGCCATATGCCAATATCTACAATTTGGTTTTCTCATCGACATAAAAGATTATACAATCGATTGAACAATCTTGGATCAAGAAGGAACAAGAGGAATGAACAACGCAAAGGATTAAAGAAGAATGTAAGagataataattatttaattatatcaaGCTCCCCTAagaaaattaatattgatcCTAGATTAATAGACAACAATCAAAGTCCTACAAACGATTCAAATTCAAAGTCAAATTATTTCCTTGCATCCCCAGTTGGGATCTATGCTGGATCAACTTTTGATATCTCTCCTTCACCGAGATCTTTGCCTTTACCTTCATTTTCGACAAGGATGATTGGCATTGATGGATCAGCAACCAGGGATCTTAGACGATTGCTTGGTCTTGATTAA
- the LOC130467671 gene encoding nudix hydrolase 2-like, producing the protein MLKSFLAWVRHRSTDSDFDVDTGNGKKGVWIKLPIELANLVETVVKEGFWYHHAEPNYLMLVYWIPETINTLPANATHRVGVGAIVLTEKREMLVVQEKSGRLRGTGVWNIPIGIVDEGEDICAAAIGEVKEETGVDAEFVEVVAFRSSISAGVLNAGTSIHREALSSISSRLKTLQLFLRAPDAYSTN; encoded by the exons ATGTTAAAA AGTTTCTTGGCATGGGTGAGGCACCGATCTACAGACTCAGATTTTGATGTAGACACTGGAAAC GGCAAAAAGGGTGTGTGGATAAAACTTCCCATTGAACTTGCAAACCTTGTTGAAACTGTGGTCAAG GAAGGCTTTTGGTATCATCATGCAGAGCCAAATTATCTAATGCTGGTTTACTGGATTCCTGAAACTATTAATACACTCCCTGCAAATGCTACACATCGTGTTGGAGTTGGTGCTATTGTCTTAACAGAGAAAAGAGAG ATGCTTGTAGTACAGGAAAAGAGTGGCAGACTTCGAGGAACAGGTGTCTGGAATATCCCTATTGGAATCGTGGATGAGG GAGAGGATATATGTGCAGCAGCCATCGGAGAAGTTAAGGAAGAGACAGGA GTTGACGCAGAATTTGTCGAGGTAGTAGCTTTCAG GTCATCTATATCCGCGGGAGTTCTGAATGCTGGCACTTCTATCCATCGGGAAGCCTTGTCTAGCATTTCTTCTCGACTGAAAACATTGCAG TTGTTTCTTCGAGCTCCTGATGCCTACTCAACAAACTAA
- the LOC110788978 gene encoding uncharacterized protein, whose protein sequence is MNASYIARRGRARHQQDQVTMNHFYRVEIFLATIDKQLQELNRRFNDKALELLSLSSLLEPKDGFKSFDVGKICTLAEKYYPMDFTDQERFNLRYQLQHFICEAKIDPNFKNLSNLQEVCEYLSQTEKSNVYYLFDRLIRLILTLPVSTTTTERAFSAMKIMKTRLRNKMEDEFLADSLVIYIERKLAKTYSIKSIIDDFKLLKERRALL, encoded by the coding sequence ATGAATGCCTCTTATATAGCTCGTAGGGGTCGAGCTCGTCATCAACAAGATCAAGTTACCATGAATCATTTTTATCGAGTTGAAATATTTCTGGCTACGATTGACAAACAGTTACAAGAGTTAAATCGCAGGTTTAATGATAAAGCATTGGAGCTCTTATCCTTGTCATCGTTGTTAGAGCCTAAGGATGGGTTCAAAAGTTTTGATGTCGGAAAAATATGCACACTTGCAGAAAAGTACTATCCCATGGACTTTACAGATCAAGAGAGGTTTAATTTAAGATATCAATTGCAACACTTCATTTGTGAAGCAAAGATTGATCCAAATTTTAAAAACCTTTCTAACTTGCAGGAGGTTTGTGAATATTTGTCTCAAACAGAAAAGTCAAATGTATATTATTTGTTTGATAGGTTAATACGTCTTATTTTGACTCTACCTGTTTCTACAACTACTACAGAAAGGGCATTTTCAGCTATGAAGATTATGAAAACAAGGTTGCGTAACAAGATGGAAGATGAGTTTTTAGCCGATAGCTTGGTTATTTATATTGAGAGGAAATTAGCAAAGACTTATAGCATAAAGTCTATTATTGATGATTTTAAATTGTTGAAAGAGCGGCGAGCATTACTGTAA